A genomic window from Lineus longissimus chromosome 17, tnLinLong1.2, whole genome shotgun sequence includes:
- the LOC135501531 gene encoding uncharacterized protein LOC135501531: MAEVVSGAEESRLQKICMIIKFNPEADVQLRNVYSECKIPLWTRNTLSLFIESIDWPGDADAQTSLHLYTTFIEQANLKVRLGETEELKEFQHFYPESRAADFVKAMRKCMITELTIIGTKLEPEEPEKVLTEAWQSLKNTVNSHLAQSEKRDGLRKRKVNQVDNTYSLSVSVSNAVNNIQTAGGWVVNNLTSCSKTCYDELSRWYKEKNVIKYKKIEGADQKLMHLEHIQLRFCDTHKKCKEMVEVVSAATKLIQGLIDKKNIADMPEEICSMEKIHGEMHAIQTELEERSIVIEEQPDQIIEIKDHSTKNKETFKIKLRSMLNLRIEKAKVELVNEDDLDSQRTSKAEVSHKPPIRNGDRTILSEIKIKNFVRPINQNVLFVPYAFQLMVKIANHEKMLQMYSHECILGSHTQISKAQGYQLWSSAFSTQKSDVDEPFQVREEVPWKEFYPILSDYFYKEANYRFTVDNINCLSEMFEHLTVPWKKLVIEPSPNCPKRQKEKNFTIWDWLCGAKNILKEYPGLCREGLIHGFLTKDRADELLKQEQEGSFLLRFSHTFLDGKTTPTGGLSVVVNTYNKRKGKVEVLHSAPFSLKSDKVDRLPKQDTFGMWLGQFITKSNENTEVTLKQLCGTCRPLEETFKSFMLHSPTPTWKDYHVVNKKLVMGNGSNNAVVNMETEQGNILQERIEELVKIADIRPGLNVVLIAPTPDEPIWKMMYDTANIMPSPAVSTDYDNNQSPASSLMSPSSASEYHSATEDQMDIELDLPEECVGEPTLTVLCRSLGMLQPGGEGPVRTEPNTDSLELQAYLNLPQANSVCERLPQIGDPFESGFGHSFTQELNTPTIPESVENMFQ; the protein is encoded by the exons ATGGCTGAGGTGGTGTCAGGAGCTGAAGAAAGCAGACTTCAGAAGATATGCATGATCATTAAATTCAACCCGGAGGCTGATGTTCAGTTAAGGAATGTCTATTCAGAATGCAAGATTCCCCTTTGGACCAGAAACACACTGTCTTTATTTATAGAAAGCATTGACTG GCCAGGTGATGCAGATGCTCAGACAAGTCTACACCTGTATACTACTTTCATTGAACAGGCAAACTTAAAAGTTAGGCTTGGAGAAACGGAAGAATTGAAAGAATTTCAG CATTTCTATCCTGAAAGTCGTGCAGCTGACTTTGTCAAGGCAATGAGAAAGTGCATGATTACAGAGCTGACCATCATTGGAACCAAACTAGAACCAGAGGAACCAGAAAAG gTATTGACTGAGGCATGGCAGTCTCTTAAAAACACTGTTAACAGTCATTTGGCTCAGAGCG AGAAACGGGACGGGCTGAGAAAGAGAAAAGTGAATCAGGTCGACAACACATACAGCTTATCT GTGTCCGTTTCAAATGCGGTGAATAATATCCAGACCGCTGGTGGCTGGGTTGTTAATAACCTGACCTCATGCAGTAAGACTTGTTATGACGAGCTCAGCCGATGGTACAAGGAGAAGAATGTGATCAAGTACAAGAAGATAGAGGGAGCTGATCAAAAATTGATGCATCTGGAACATATACAACTAAG GTTTTGTGATACCCACAAGAAATGCAAAGAGATGGTTGAAGTGGTTTCGGCCGCAACAAAGTTGATACAGGGACTTATTGACAAGAAAAATATAGCAGACATGCCCGAGGAAATTTGCAGCATGGAGAAGATTCACGGAGAGATGCATGCGATTCAAACTGAACTTGAAGAAAG GTCCATTGTGATTGAAgaacaaccagaccagatcattGAGATCAAGGACCACAGCACGAAAAATAAAGAAACCTTCAAGATAAAACTAAG GTCAATGCTGAATCTGAGGATAGAAAAGGCAAAGGTGGAACTCGTCAACGAGGATGACCTTGATTCCCAACGTACTTCGAAAGCAGAAGTCTCACACAAACCTCCCATCAGGAACGGCGATAGGACGATATTGAGCGAGATCAAGATTAAAAACTTTGTTCGTCCAATCAATCAGAACGTCCTGTTTGTGCCATACGCTTTCCAGTTGATGGTTAAGATAGCAAATCATGAGAAAATGCTACAG ATGTACAGTCATGAGTGCATCCTTGGTAGCCACACCCAAATCTCCAAGGCTCAAGGCTACCAACTGTGGTCATCGGCATTCTCAACACAA AAATCTGATGTTGATGAACCATTTCAAGTGCGGGAAGAAGTGCCTTGGAAAGAGTTCTACCCGATCCTCAGCGATTACTTCTATAAGGAGGCGAATTACAGATTCACAGTGGACAACATCAACTGTTTGTCAGAAATGTTTGAACATCTTACAGTTCCTTGGAAAAAGCTGGTTATC GAACCAAGTCCCAATTGTCCCAAGAGGCAGAAAGAGAAGAACTTCACTATCTGGGACTGGTTGTGCGGAGCAAAGAATATCCTGAAGGAATACCCAGGGCTGTGTAGGGAAGG TTTGATTCATGGGTTTTTAACCAAGGATCGAGCAGACGAACTCCTGAAGCAGGAACAAGAGGGATCATTCCTCTTGCGATTTTCACATACGTTCCTTGATGGCAAAACCACCCCGACAGGGGGCCTGTCGGTAGTGGTCAACACCTACAATAAAAGAAAGG GTAAGGTCGAGGTCCTTCATAGTGCACCATTCAGCCTGAAGTCGGACAAGGTTGACCGCCTACCGAAGCAGGACACGTTTGGCATGTGGCTGGGGCAATTCATCACCAAGTCAAATGAAAATACGGAGGTCACCTTGAAGCAGTTATGTGGAACGTGCCGGCCTCTAGAGGAGACCTTCAAGTCCTTCATGTTAC ACTCGCCAACTCCTACTTGGAAGGACtaccatgttgtcaacaaaaAATTAGTTATGGGTAATGGAAG TAACAACGCAGTTGTGAATATGGAAACTGAACAAGGGAACATCCTCCAAGAGAGGATTGAAGAACTTGTCAAAATTGCTGACATCCGACCTGGTTTGAATGTTGTACTCATTGCACCAACCCCTGATGAGCCAATATGGAAAATGATGTATGATACTGCAAATATAATGCCATCACCAGCTGTGTCGACTGACTATGACAACAACCAGAGTCCTGCTTCAAGCCTGATGAGCCCTAGTTCGGCGTCAGAGTATCACAGTGCAACGGAAGACCAGATGGATATTGAATTGGACTTGCCAGAAGAATGTGTTGGGGAGCCAACTTTGACGGTTCTTTGCAGATCCCTTGGCATGCTTCAGCCGGGTGGGGAAGGCCCAGTCAGAACTGAACCCAACACTGATAGTCTAGAATTACAAGCTTATTTAAACCTGCCTCAAGCAAACAGCGTGTGTGAGCGTCTGCCACAAATAGGGGACCCTTTTGAATCAGGGTTCGGTCATTCATTCACGCAAGAGCTCAATACACCAACCATACCCGAGTCAGTTGAGAACATGTTTCAGTAA